The following are encoded in a window of Nakamurella sp. A5-74 genomic DNA:
- a CDS encoding MBL fold metallo-hydrolase: MLIAGFPAGAFQANCYVVATGPGEPCLVVDPGQDAAAPLTALLAEHRLTPSAVLLTHGHLDHIAAAAEVCRAAGIPALIAEADEHLLADPMSGLSDELRQALAGFPLDGLRPDQVELLQDRIELAGLWIDVDRTPGHTPGSVVFRLAAEQDAAEARPEILFTGDTLFAGSVGRTDLPGGSWDELQQSLRSRLLTRPDDAVVLPGHGPRSTIGAERAGNPFLAG, translated from the coding sequence GTGCTGATCGCCGGATTTCCCGCAGGTGCGTTCCAGGCCAACTGCTACGTGGTCGCCACCGGGCCCGGGGAGCCGTGCCTCGTGGTGGACCCCGGCCAGGATGCAGCCGCTCCGCTCACAGCGCTGCTCGCCGAGCACCGGCTGACGCCGTCCGCGGTGTTGCTCACCCACGGACACCTCGACCACATCGCGGCCGCCGCGGAAGTCTGCCGGGCTGCCGGCATCCCGGCGCTCATCGCCGAGGCCGACGAACACCTGCTGGCCGACCCGATGTCCGGCCTCAGCGACGAACTGCGACAGGCGCTCGCCGGTTTCCCGCTGGACGGGCTGCGTCCGGACCAGGTGGAGCTGCTGCAGGACCGGATCGAGCTGGCCGGGCTGTGGATCGACGTCGATCGGACCCCTGGCCACACCCCGGGTTCGGTGGTGTTCCGGCTGGCCGCCGAGCAGGACGCGGCCGAGGCCCGTCCGGAGATCCTCTTCACCGGCGACACCCTGTTCGCCGGCTCGGTCGGACGTACCGACCTGCCGGGTGGCTCGTGGGACGAGCTTCAGCAATCCTTGCGTTCCCGGTTGCTCACCCGGCCCGACGACGCCGTGGTGCTCCCGGGGCACGGTCCGCGCAGCACGATCGGCGCCGAGCGCGCGGGGAACCCGTTTCTCGCCGGGTGA
- a CDS encoding peptidylprolyl isomerase: MPTNQQRREAAKRKLQRQLVRREEQRARRRRTTLIVGSVAVLLIAAGVVLAITTSNKEADTAASADPSASSSSDESAPTSSEGPVAPCTYTAGGTAAKKVELPGNTSPEQTGKVAATLSLNGETVDVSLDRSLAPCSVSSFLSLAAQGFYDNTTCTRLTKSAALNVLQCGDPSGKGNGGPGYTYQPTAPTVDKPYPVGTLAMANVPSSQGAPAEEGSQFFIVYGKTEIPASYSVIGTVSTAGMKVVDAITTKGVNDDRQDGAPNAEAKIESIKVPEAAVTASTVWSTPSSADPNSGANDSTGAVPSGSASTSGSDGSATSGAASTTGAESSGAVSTGESSSAGQTTTN, from the coding sequence GTGCCGACGAATCAGCAACGACGCGAAGCCGCCAAGCGGAAGCTGCAGCGTCAGCTGGTCCGACGCGAGGAGCAGCGGGCGCGCCGTCGGCGCACCACGCTGATCGTCGGCAGCGTCGCGGTGCTGCTCATCGCCGCAGGCGTGGTGCTGGCGATCACCACCTCGAACAAGGAGGCGGACACCGCCGCGTCAGCGGACCCCAGCGCCAGCAGCAGCTCCGACGAGTCGGCACCCACCAGCTCGGAGGGTCCGGTCGCACCGTGCACCTACACCGCCGGCGGCACCGCGGCGAAGAAGGTCGAGCTGCCGGGCAACACCTCTCCCGAGCAGACCGGGAAAGTGGCCGCGACCCTCTCGCTGAACGGTGAGACCGTCGACGTTTCGCTGGACCGCAGCCTCGCGCCCTGCTCGGTCAGCTCCTTCCTCTCGCTGGCCGCCCAGGGCTTCTACGACAACACCACCTGCACCCGCCTCACGAAGAGTGCTGCACTCAACGTGCTGCAGTGCGGCGATCCCAGCGGGAAGGGCAACGGTGGCCCCGGCTACACCTACCAGCCGACGGCCCCGACCGTTGACAAGCCGTACCCGGTCGGCACGCTCGCGATGGCCAACGTCCCCTCCTCGCAGGGGGCACCTGCCGAAGAGGGATCGCAGTTCTTCATCGTCTACGGCAAGACCGAGATCCCGGCGTCCTACAGCGTGATCGGCACCGTGTCGACCGCTGGGATGAAGGTGGTGGACGCGATCACGACCAAGGGCGTGAACGACGATCGCCAGGACGGTGCGCCGAACGCGGAGGCCAAGATCGAGTCGATCAAGGTTCCCGAGGCCGCTGTCACCGCCAGCACCGTCTGGAGCACGCCGTCTTCGGCGGACCCCAACAGTGGCGCGAACGACTCCACCGGTGCCGTCCCCTCGGGATCGGCATCGACGTCGGGCTCCGACGGATCAGCCACCTCGGGTGCGGCATCCACCACCGGCGCCGAGTCCTCGGGCGCGGTCTCGACCGGAGAGTCGTCGAGCGCGGGCCAGACCACCACGAACTGA
- the hisS gene encoding histidine--tRNA ligase codes for MSKISPISGFPEYLPADRIVEQHFLDVIRETFELHGFSSVETRSIEPIERLSAQGADTDKEIYVLSRLAGGEGEAARWGLHFDMTVPFARYVVENAGKLQFPFRRYQIQKAWRGERPQEGRYREFTQADIDIVDAGSLAPHFESEIPLVISDTFARLPIPAYVMQINNRKIPEGFYRGIGLTDVTGTLRQIDKLDKIGAAAVRELLIADGATPEQAAACLALAEIRTPDTSFVDQVRALGVSHPMLDEGLDALAAVIATATAAAPAGTVVADLKIARGLDYYTGTVYETQLIGYESWGSFCSGGRYDALASDGRTSYPGVGISIGVSRLLGLLIGKNLVTADRGTPAAVLVALVQDEDRARSTEVAQQLRQRGIACEVAPSAAKFGKQIRYAERRGIPYVWFPSAGESGDQVKDIRSGDQVDADATTWTPPDTDLKPGIARVSS; via the coding sequence ATGAGCAAGATCAGTCCGATCAGCGGATTCCCCGAGTACCTGCCGGCCGACCGGATCGTCGAGCAGCACTTCCTCGATGTCATCCGGGAGACCTTCGAACTGCACGGGTTCAGCTCGGTCGAGACCCGCTCCATCGAACCGATCGAGCGGCTGTCCGCGCAGGGCGCCGACACCGACAAGGAGATCTACGTGCTGTCCCGGCTCGCCGGCGGTGAGGGCGAGGCGGCCAGGTGGGGGCTGCACTTCGACATGACGGTGCCGTTCGCCCGGTACGTGGTGGAGAACGCGGGAAAGCTGCAGTTCCCGTTCCGCCGCTACCAGATCCAGAAGGCCTGGCGCGGTGAGAGACCGCAGGAGGGCCGCTACCGGGAGTTCACCCAGGCTGACATCGACATCGTGGATGCCGGCTCGCTGGCCCCCCACTTCGAGTCGGAGATCCCGCTCGTCATCTCCGACACCTTTGCCCGGTTGCCGATCCCGGCGTACGTCATGCAGATCAACAACCGCAAGATCCCCGAGGGCTTCTACCGCGGCATCGGTCTCACCGACGTCACCGGCACCCTGCGGCAGATCGACAAGCTGGACAAGATCGGAGCGGCTGCTGTCCGCGAGTTGTTGATCGCCGACGGGGCCACGCCTGAGCAGGCCGCTGCGTGTCTCGCGCTCGCCGAGATCCGCACCCCCGACACGTCTTTCGTCGACCAGGTCCGGGCGCTCGGGGTCAGCCACCCGATGCTGGACGAGGGTCTGGATGCGCTGGCTGCCGTGATCGCCACGGCCACCGCCGCCGCCCCGGCCGGCACGGTGGTGGCCGATCTGAAGATCGCCCGCGGGCTCGACTACTACACCGGCACGGTCTACGAGACCCAGCTGATCGGCTACGAGTCGTGGGGCTCGTTCTGTTCAGGGGGTCGGTACGACGCGCTGGCCTCGGACGGTCGCACGTCGTATCCGGGCGTCGGGATCTCCATCGGCGTCTCCCGGCTGCTCGGGCTGCTGATCGGCAAGAACCTGGTGACCGCCGACCGCGGCACTCCCGCAGCGGTGCTCGTGGCGTTGGTGCAGGACGAGGACCGGGCGCGATCCACCGAGGTGGCCCAGCAGCTGCGGCAGCGGGGGATCGCCTGTGAGGTCGCGCCGTCGGCAGCCAAGTTCGGCAAACAGATCCGCTACGCCGAACGACGCGGCATCCCGTACGTCTGGTTCCCGTCGGCCGGGGAGAGCGGCGACCAGGTCAAGGACATCCGCAGCGGCGATCAGGTCGACGCCGACGCTACGACCTGGACACCGCCGGACACCGATCTGAAGCCGGGCATCGCCAGGGTGTCTTCTTGA
- a CDS encoding bifunctional (p)ppGpp synthetase/guanosine-3',5'-bis(diphosphate) 3'-pyrophosphohydrolase, with protein MALTPAAAPSATRRVRARLARRMSGQRQNTSGRTAVLEPLISVHRTLHPKVDVKTLQHAYEVAEQAHRGQFRKSGDPYITHPLAVATILADLGMDTTTLVAALLHDTVEDTPYTLENAEAEFGSEVAHLVDGVTKLDKVSFGDATEAETIRKMIIAMAKDPRVLVIKLADRLHNMRTMRFLPPEKQARKARETLEVLAPLAHRLGMSTIKWELEDLAFAILHSKRYDEIVRLVADRAPSRDEYLAEVKEQIDAELTAAKINAEVVGRGKHYYSIYQKMQVRGREFDEIHDLVAVRILVSSVRECYAAMGVVHAMWAPMPGRFKDYIAQPRFSVYQSLHTTVIGPQGKPLEVQFRTRDMHQTAEFGIAAHWRYKETKGTHVGAGTSVDEMAWMRQLLDWQREAGDPGEFLENLRFEMASSEIFVFTPKGAVHNLPAGSTPVDFAYSVHTEVGNRCIGAKVDGRLVPLERHLASGQIVEIFTSKAQGAGPSRDWLGFVTSSRAKTKIRQYFAKERREEAIESGKDAIAKAVRREGLPLQRLISHQIMADAAHDLGFRDIAALYAAVGENHVSAKTVVARVVAGHGGDEAAGEQIAEKTTPAVVRRRSTQGSSGVLVQGDADLQVKLARCCTPVPGDEILGFVTKGGAISVHRTDCTNADALRADQARNVPVSWDPSTASVFLVTIQVEALDRHRLLSDITKMLADEKVNILSANLSMSKDRMAISRFSFEMADPKHLGHLLRVVRAVDGVYDVYRVTSA; from the coding sequence CTGGCGCTGACGCCGGCCGCAGCCCCGTCGGCCACCCGCAGGGTGCGCGCCCGGTTGGCCCGGCGGATGAGCGGTCAGCGGCAGAACACCTCCGGTCGGACCGCCGTCCTGGAGCCGCTCATCTCGGTGCACCGGACGCTGCACCCCAAGGTCGACGTCAAGACGTTGCAGCATGCCTACGAGGTGGCCGAGCAGGCGCACCGCGGTCAGTTCCGCAAGTCCGGTGATCCCTACATCACCCACCCGCTGGCGGTGGCGACGATCCTGGCCGACCTCGGGATGGACACCACGACGCTGGTCGCCGCGCTCCTGCACGACACCGTCGAGGACACCCCGTACACGTTGGAGAATGCCGAGGCGGAGTTCGGCAGCGAGGTGGCGCACCTGGTCGACGGCGTCACCAAGCTGGACAAGGTCAGCTTCGGCGACGCCACCGAGGCCGAGACGATCCGCAAGATGATCATCGCGATGGCCAAGGACCCGCGGGTGCTGGTGATCAAGCTCGCCGACCGACTGCACAACATGCGCACGATGCGCTTCCTACCGCCGGAGAAGCAGGCCCGCAAGGCCAGAGAGACGCTGGAAGTCCTTGCGCCGCTGGCACATCGACTGGGCATGTCCACCATCAAGTGGGAGCTCGAGGATCTGGCGTTCGCGATCCTGCACTCCAAGCGGTACGACGAGATCGTCCGGCTGGTCGCCGATCGGGCCCCCTCACGCGATGAGTACCTCGCGGAGGTCAAGGAACAGATCGACGCCGAGCTGACCGCCGCCAAGATCAACGCCGAGGTGGTCGGTCGCGGCAAGCACTACTACTCGATCTACCAGAAGATGCAGGTCCGCGGACGTGAGTTCGATGAGATCCACGACCTGGTGGCCGTCCGGATCCTGGTCTCGTCGGTGCGCGAGTGCTACGCGGCGATGGGCGTCGTGCACGCCATGTGGGCGCCGATGCCGGGCCGGTTCAAGGACTACATCGCCCAACCCCGGTTCAGCGTCTACCAGTCGTTGCACACCACCGTCATCGGCCCGCAGGGAAAACCGCTCGAGGTGCAGTTCCGGACCCGTGACATGCACCAGACGGCCGAGTTCGGCATCGCTGCGCACTGGCGGTACAAGGAGACCAAGGGCACCCACGTCGGCGCGGGGACGAGCGTCGACGAGATGGCCTGGATGCGGCAGTTGCTCGACTGGCAGCGGGAAGCCGGCGACCCCGGTGAGTTCCTGGAGAACCTGCGGTTCGAGATGGCCTCCAGCGAGATCTTCGTCTTCACCCCGAAGGGTGCCGTGCACAACCTGCCGGCCGGGTCGACCCCCGTCGACTTCGCCTACTCGGTGCACACCGAGGTCGGCAACCGCTGCATCGGGGCCAAGGTGGACGGCCGGTTGGTGCCCCTCGAACGGCACTTGGCCAGCGGTCAGATCGTCGAGATCTTCACGTCCAAGGCGCAGGGCGCCGGGCCCAGTCGCGACTGGTTGGGTTTCGTCACCTCATCGCGGGCGAAGACCAAGATCCGGCAGTACTTCGCCAAGGAACGGCGCGAGGAGGCCATCGAGTCCGGCAAGGACGCGATCGCCAAAGCTGTTCGGCGAGAAGGGCTTCCGCTGCAGCGACTCATCTCGCACCAGATCATGGCGGACGCGGCGCACGATCTCGGATTCCGCGACATCGCTGCGCTGTACGCCGCGGTGGGGGAGAACCACGTCTCGGCGAAGACGGTGGTCGCCAGGGTGGTCGCCGGTCACGGCGGCGACGAGGCTGCCGGTGAGCAGATCGCCGAGAAGACCACCCCTGCGGTCGTCCGGCGTCGCTCCACCCAGGGCAGTTCCGGCGTCCTGGTACAGGGCGATGCCGATCTCCAGGTCAAGCTCGCGCGGTGTTGCACCCCGGTGCCGGGCGACGAGATCCTCGGGTTCGTCACGAAGGGCGGTGCGATCTCGGTGCACCGCACCGACTGCACCAACGCCGATGCGCTGCGCGCCGATCAGGCCCGGAACGTTCCGGTCAGCTGGGACCCGTCGACCGCGTCGGTGTTCCTGGTCACCATCCAGGTGGAGGCCCTGGACCGGCACCGGCTGCTGTCCGACATCACCAAGATGCTCGCCGACGAGAAGGTCAACATCCTGTCGGCGAACCTGTCGATGTCGAAGGACCGGATGGCGATCAGCCGGTTCTCCTTCGAGATGGCCGACCCGAAGCATCTCGGGCACCTGCTGCGCGTCGTCCGCGCGGTCGACGGCGTCTACGACGTCTACCGGGTCACCAGCGCCTGA
- the secF gene encoding protein translocase subunit SecF, translating to MSSPMSGSGSTSSTDFATGSEASTSSTANRASRATAKGHSVGTENESFISRLSTGTGAFDVLKRSRAYYGVGIALVIISALLIGIKGFNLGIDFAGGTKLTFSTAQAGSIPESDIARVVEDAVPGSAPAVQSVGSTGIQVTTGVLSPEQSKAAGDALTKAFNLTTPDGAPSAVASSAVSGTWGAEVSQQAIISVIVFLIAVALFIWIRYEKRAAVAGVVSTIQVMIITAGIYALVGFEMSPATVIGLLTILGFSLYDTVVVFDKVQENTAGLTSLTRRTYAEAANLAVNQTLMRSINTSLIALLPVAGLLYAGVVLQVSGTLRDLALVQLVGMIVGAYSSLFVAVPLAVDLRVRTPSLRAHTKRVLSKRASEGLLVDPVGDPVGYTTPTLSKSMKAPVKSAGALKPRSTATTATLVEDAPTPSLTKPRAATSRPAPGRRPAGKAAKPSGKRSR from the coding sequence ATGAGCAGTCCCATGTCCGGCAGCGGTTCCACGTCCAGCACCGATTTCGCGACCGGCAGCGAGGCCTCGACCAGTTCGACAGCGAACAGAGCGTCGAGAGCCACCGCGAAAGGCCACTCCGTCGGTACGGAGAACGAGAGTTTCATCAGCCGGTTGTCCACCGGCACCGGCGCGTTCGACGTGCTCAAGCGCAGCCGCGCCTACTACGGCGTCGGCATCGCGCTGGTGATCATCTCGGCGCTGCTGATCGGCATCAAGGGCTTCAACCTGGGCATCGACTTCGCCGGTGGCACGAAGCTCACCTTCTCGACCGCGCAGGCCGGCTCGATCCCGGAGTCGGACATCGCCAGGGTCGTCGAGGACGCGGTTCCGGGATCGGCCCCGGCCGTCCAGTCGGTCGGCTCCACCGGCATCCAGGTGACCACGGGCGTGTTGTCGCCCGAGCAGTCCAAGGCTGCCGGTGACGCGCTCACGAAGGCGTTCAACCTCACCACCCCCGATGGTGCCCCCAGTGCCGTCGCCAGCTCCGCGGTCTCGGGCACCTGGGGCGCCGAGGTCTCGCAGCAGGCGATCATCTCGGTGATCGTCTTCCTGATCGCCGTCGCCCTGTTCATCTGGATCCGGTACGAGAAACGCGCCGCCGTCGCGGGCGTGGTGTCCACCATCCAGGTCATGATCATCACCGCCGGCATCTATGCGTTGGTCGGCTTCGAGATGAGCCCGGCCACCGTGATCGGTCTGCTGACCATTCTCGGCTTCTCGCTGTACGACACCGTGGTGGTGTTCGACAAGGTGCAGGAGAACACGGCGGGGTTGACGTCGCTCACCCGCCGCACCTACGCCGAGGCGGCGAACCTCGCGGTCAACCAGACGCTCATGCGGTCGATCAACACCTCGCTGATCGCGCTGCTGCCCGTCGCTGGTCTGCTCTATGCGGGTGTGGTGCTGCAGGTCTCCGGGACGCTGCGGGACCTCGCCCTGGTCCAGCTGGTCGGGATGATCGTCGGCGCCTACTCGTCGCTGTTCGTCGCGGTACCGCTGGCCGTCGACCTCCGGGTGCGCACCCCCTCGCTGCGCGCCCACACCAAGCGGGTGCTCTCCAAGCGCGCATCCGAGGGTCTGCTGGTCGATCCGGTGGGGGACCCGGTCGGCTACACCACACCGACGCTCTCGAAGAGCATGAAGGCGCCCGTGAAGTCCGCCGGTGCTCTCAAGCCGCGCAGCACAGCGACCACGGCCACCCTCGTCGAGGACGCCCCCACGCCGTCGCTGACGAAGCCCCGGGCAGCGACCAGCCGACCGGCCCCCGGTAGGCGTCCGGCGGGCAAGGCCGCCAAGCCGTCGGGCAAGCGCTCCCGCTGA